Within the Kluyveromyces lactis strain NRRL Y-1140 chromosome A complete sequence genome, the region GAAATGAATCGAGCACTCTCTGTTCATTCACTAAACGTTTCCTAAAAAGTTCATAATCACGATTATGTTGTCGCCTCAGGTGTCTGACGATATTTGATGAGGTGGGATTTCCATCTAAAGTAAATCTATGTTCACATTTCTCATATTTGCACACTGCAAAAGGTGATTCATCTTTTACCTTAGTAACCCAGATCGCATAAGGAGAGGACGAGAGCCAAgcattgaatcttttttcaacttgCCCCCGAATATTATCTTCCCCTGGACCCATGACTAAAAATGGCTTACTGAAGGgattaaaagaaaagtcTTCGAACCCGAAGTTGAATTTCCTCTTGAATGCTGCTTCTGATCTGAGATATTCGTTAGCATGTGTTTCGCTTCGCTGGATGGCTGTCGATTTTGAATCTATGTTTCGATCTGAGTCACTTGAACTGCCATAACCGTGGAAGTCGCTAGGTTGAAGGAAAGTGTCATgtggtttattttttgaacTCCCAGAGTAGTCCCAGTTTGAGGAAGGAATCGAAATTGTTTGGATAATATTGACAGTACCAGTATACTGTAAAGAACCATTCAGTTCTTGAGATATAGCAGTTCCATGCTCATTTACTGAAGATGAACGAATTGATTGTTGCATGGTCGTGCCCTGTTCTGCTACTTTGCAATTATTGACATTCTGTCGAGCTTCGAATGAGGAATCGTTTTATGTTGCTCTGTTGAACATAGGTTTTTCAGACTCATTCTGAGGTTCTGTTGGGATTGATTTACTGTTCGTGATTTCACCtgcatcatcatcatcatcatcatcatcgtcatctttTGGATACATTTCAGTGTTCTCTTCACAAGATGAAAAGTGCGGGTCTTCACCTTCTCCACAATTTGAATCAGAATAAACGccttcatcgtcatcatcatcgacaAGTGTATTAACAGAGCTAACTTCTGACAGACATGAATCGCCCTGTGAGCGTTGCTTCCTCCGCACTACACCATTCTGTTGTTTAAAAtatcttgttcttctttctcgGAGATTGTACATCGTTAAGGAAGCTGCAACATTTGTCGAAATGTTCTAGTTGATATTAGCCTTATAGTAGTAGCCATGACGTGCTTTAGCGGAGGATTATTTAGATTGTAAATGTAACATAGTTTTGTTGTCTATGTAGTAAAATATCATTTACGCGTAAGGCTTCGTGTCTTGATTCACAAACCATTAATCACTATGCACGTATAGATTCAAATCCTAATCACTATTGACGGTGGCAATTTGTCCCCGGTACTGTTTTTTGAACGGCAAATCGAAAAATGGATAGATTTAGAAGTTAATTTAAAGAACAAACAGGCTTTTAAACCTTTATCATGGTGGATTTGAaccattttcaaaagtACTAACCAATTTGCAGTGAGATTTGACTAGTAGTTGTGAAATAATAGTTTGCTATCAATTGAACCGGAACTTAGGTGCTGAGAAGTATAAAATAATTAAGCAACAATGTCATCATCTGTTCCATACGACCCATATGTCCCTGCTACCGAAGAGACCGCAGGTGACTCAAAGACTGCAGCTTTGAAATCCGTATGTTTGAAATGCATTTAACTATTTTACTTTAGCTCTAATATGAACTTCAAAGATACTAACAGTTTGAGTTGAAACGACATGACGATTGCTGTCCGTCTGTCTGTTTTGTCTCTACAAATAGGAAATCGATGATACCGTCGATATTATGAGAGATAACATTAACAAAGTTGCCGAACGTGGTGAAAGGCTAACATCGATACAAGACAAGGCTGACAATTTGGCCGTGTCCGCCCAAGGTTTCAAAAGAGGGGCCAACAGAGTAAGAAAGCAAATGTGGtggaaagatttgaagatgagaatGTGTTTGGTTCTAGTGGTAATTATACTTTTGATTGTCATCATCGTTCCTATCGCAGTTCATTTCAGCTAGAGTTTCTAAATGAATAGGATGAATATCAACCTCAAGATTATCATAGGGTTGAACTCAAAGGTTCctgttttatttcattttgaaaCCCGTTCATCTACAGTTTTatgcttttttttgtcCCTGCTTTATCACGATTCTTACTTTTAATGATACGAAATCAATCCGATACTCTATACGATATTCCATCAGACCATGTGATGCCATCTAAATTGTGCAAAGATGCGATATGGATTAGTCATGGAAGCCTGGCATTAACAGTAGCTTCTgtgctttttctttcctttttgaTACATGCTATTTAGACCGGGACATTTGCATGTGCATTTCTGTTGATCATATATGTTTACCTTAAAAAATCTAGCAGATAAACTTATTCTTCTCAGAACTATAGCATTAATTTGGCCATGCTTCATCATTTTTCTGACATGAATAGAAATGCATTTCATTCCCGTCTACCACTATGTGGTTATATACTGGTAAAGAAAATGTACCTAATACTCAAATTTGTATAaacatataaatatataattctttgaaaaggCTTTTACAATATTATAATCGACGTTACTGGTAATTTTATGACGGTATAGCTTGATTAATATATGTAAATGGTGATTGGTGATTCAACTATCATTATTTGGATCCATAAAAATTACAAGGGTATTATATACTCGGGGGATATTATATGtgaatcattgaaattgaaaaggtAGCTGACTTTACTCTGCTTGTTCTTGGACAGCAACAAATTGAGTAACCAACTCGACGATTCTTCTTGTTATTGGGAGGTTCAACCATGCAGGAATGTATGCTTCGATCTTACCGAAAGCTCTTACTTCAACCTTTTGATATGGGTCCTCGAATGGGCCATTATCAACTGGTAGGAAAACATCATTGTTCCCAACTTCAGCTTTAGATGTATCATTCTTCACTTTCTCAGCCACATATTGCAAGATTTCCGGAGCAATTGGCTCCTCATAGTCTGCGACAGAATATTGAGTAATAAGCTGCTTCAATTGGATAGGTTTTAGGCAGTTACAGATGTCCCagatgatatcaatatcgGCAACAATACGCTTTTTTAGCTGTAGTAACTTTGCCGCTTGGAGAATATGTTGAAGACATACACTTACTTCAGAAATGTGGTGGCTTTTACACCATTCTTCGATTCTTGTGACATTATAATTTAATTGCAAACCACGTTTCCACGATaagaaattctttcttagaatcaaatcattaaaGCATAAAGCATCCAGTAATTTTAATAGGTTCGTGATAACGTCTTCAAAGACTTCCATTTCAATATCGTACGACTTCATTGCCCAAtaaatattgttgaaaaatgttAAAACATCATCCATTTTATAGGTTGAGCTGTTCTGTAAGAATTTCTGGAGGAACTGAGATGGTTCAGGAACAACAAACCCTGGTAGTGACTGTGAAACAACAACTGCTGGAACGGCAATTTTTTCAAGGTTTTTACGtagcttcttcatccataGATTGTAGACGTTAAAGCTCAAAGCTTCGAAATCATCCTTTAGTTCCTTAACAAGGTTGACATAACGAttgtattcttcttcattcaTGCCACTATTGTACGTTTCATCGGTAGTTATCGACTCATATGCATATACTACAAAAGAATGTAGTTCTCTGACGTTAGTATACCAGAAAGCACCATGTTCAATCATAACATCGGGCTTTAAATTAGAGATTATCTTTTGTATGGCATCTAAAACTTCAGCTAAGAAAGTTTCACTTTGCGAGGTTAAACCCAATCTCCACATATCACTtagaataataataagaaCCCTTGATGGATAcaaaacttcttttcttgtcAAGTTCACAGAGACACCAGTTGGAGGAACTTTGCCACCCTTCAAGAGTCCCTCGATGATTTCAGTATTGAGGGATCTCGAATCTTCGAACATTTTGTATAGCTCATCATTAATTTGAGACATTAACGCTGAAACATCTTCAGTATTGAAGTTATTGTTTATGGAAACAACATTCAATTGTTTTGGAGAAGAGCCATCATTCAAAGTACTATTTGCCGAGAAGCGCCTGTTTTTTACCGGAGT harbors:
- a CDS encoding uncharacterized protein (highly similar to uniprot|P33328 Saccharomyces cerevisiae YOR327C SNC2 mediate the targeting and transport of secretory proteins vesicle-associated membrane protein (synaptobrevin) homolog) is translated as MSSSVPYDPYVPATEETAGDSKTAALKSEIDDTVDIMRDNINKVAERGERLTSIQDKADNLAVSAQGFKRGANRVRKQMWWKDLKMRMCLVLVVIILLIVIIVPIAVHFS